The genomic stretch ACTCCCTGATGAAAATGCTAACAAGCCGGAACCGGCTATGCGCACGGTCTCTGCCGCCACTGTTATCACCGAGCCCATACGATCCGGCCAACGGATCTTTGTGGAACAAGGTGACCTCATTGTACTGACTTCGGTCGGCTCCGGTGCCGAGGTGACAGCAGCCGGAAACATCCACGTCTACGGAGCCCTGCGTGGACGGGCCTTTGCCGGGAACACCGGCGACACCCAAGCCCGAATATTTTGTCAGCAGCTGGAAGCGGAACTTGTCGCTGTGGCCGGGATCTATCTGGTTAATGAAAATTTTCCTGACAGCCTGCGTGCTCAACCGGTACATATCCGGTTACAGACAGAAAGGATACGCATCACCCCATTATAAAATAAAAAAAAGAACTCCCCTGCCCCAAGGGGCGAGGGATCAAGCCCAAAACTTCGAAAAAAAACATATCCAAAAAACTACCTGTCATCCAGGAGGACATATAGTTGACCAGAATAATAGTAGTTACCTCCGGTAAAGGAGGCGTAGGTAAAACAACAACCAGTGCGGCCTTTGCAACCGGCTTGGCATTACAGGGCTATAAAACTGCGGTCATAGACTTTGACGTTGGTTTGCGTAACCTGGATCTGGTTATGGGTTGCGAACGCAGGGTTGTCTATGATTTTGTCAATGTGATCACCAAAGAGGCAAGCCTGAATCAAGCCCTCATTCGGGACAAACGCATAGAAAATCTCTATATCCTGCCAGCATCTCAAACACGAGATAAAGAAGCTCTGACCATGGAAGGGGTTGAAGCTGTCATCAATGAGCTGAAAGAGACCTTTGACTACATCGTCTGTGACTCGCCAGCCGGGATTGAACACGGGGCCTACATGGCCATGTATTTTGCTGATGAGGCCATAGTGGTCACCAACCCGGAAATTTCTTCTGTGCGCGATTCTGACAGAATTCTCGGTCTCCTGGCCAGCAAAACCAAGAGAGTTGTGGAAAATAAAACCCCGGTAAAAGAACATCTGCTCTTGACCAGATACGCTCCGGAACGAGTAAAAAACGGGGAAATGCTCTCTGTGGACGATATTCAGCACATCCTCTCTATCCCGCTCTTGGGCGTCATTCCGGAATCACAATCGGTCCTCACAGCATCAAACCAGGGCATCCCTATTATTGTTAACAAAAACAGTAGAGCAGGCCTTGCCTACAGCGACTGTATAGGTCGTTTTCTCGGAGAAGAAATTGAATTCCGCTTCATTGATGCCAAGAAAGGTGGCATCTTCGGTAAACTTTTCGGGGGAAGATAAATGGGATTATTTGACTATTTCCATGCGAACCGTAAGTCAGCCGATGTGGCCAAGGAGCGCTTGAGTATCCTCATCGCCCGGGATCATTTCCATAGAAATCAGCCTTCTTTCTTACCTGCTTTACAGAACGAACTCCTTGAAGTCATCAAGAAATACGTTGATATCGACCAGGATGACGTCACGGTCTCTCTGGATAGAGAAGAGGACTGCGAGATTCTGGAACTGAATATCGCTCTGCCGGAAAAAGGGCGATACAAGGGAGTATAGTTTACCGGCACACTCACCTAACGTGAGCGTGCTCTCCAAAAACACACAACATCAACCAGTAAAAAAGGGGAATCATCATGAAAGCAAAACAGTTTATTATCGCACTCTTATCTCTTTTCCTGCTCTCATCCTGCATGATGGCCAATAAGGCACAAATGGGCGGAGCAGGCGGTGCAGCAGGCGGTGCATTGCTCGGGCAAGCGATCGGACATGATACCGAATCCACACTGCTCGGCGCAGCCATCGGCGGAATGCTCGGGTATGTTATCGGCAA from Candidatus Electrothrix communis encodes the following:
- the minC gene encoding septum site-determining protein MinC; this translates as MQDPFDLKGSAFTIPMLSLRESNMEIISARLAKKVGQAPSFFRNAPVVLDFGQLPDPDQVDINKLLDLVRERGFIPVGITNCTEDQQRQAKTMELAVLTTRGNGRLQEEKAEEKQEEILPDENANKPEPAMRTVSAATVITEPIRSGQRIFVEQGDLIVLTSVGSGAEVTAAGNIHVYGALRGRAFAGNTGDTQARIFCQQLEAELVAVAGIYLVNENFPDSLRAQPVHIRLQTERIRITPL
- the minD gene encoding septum site-determining protein MinD; this translates as MTRIIVVTSGKGGVGKTTTSAAFATGLALQGYKTAVIDFDVGLRNLDLVMGCERRVVYDFVNVITKEASLNQALIRDKRIENLYILPASQTRDKEALTMEGVEAVINELKETFDYIVCDSPAGIEHGAYMAMYFADEAIVVTNPEISSVRDSDRILGLLASKTKRVVENKTPVKEHLLLTRYAPERVKNGEMLSVDDIQHILSIPLLGVIPESQSVLTASNQGIPIIVNKNSRAGLAYSDCIGRFLGEEIEFRFIDAKKGGIFGKLFGGR
- the minE gene encoding cell division topological specificity factor MinE, coding for MGLFDYFHANRKSADVAKERLSILIARDHFHRNQPSFLPALQNELLEVIKKYVDIDQDDVTVSLDREEDCEILELNIALPEKGRYKGV